A single genomic interval of Streptomyces graminofaciens harbors:
- a CDS encoding methylmalonyl-CoA mutase subunit beta, giving the protein MTVLPDDGLELAAEFPDATHDQWQRLIAGVLRKSGKDVEGAQAEEALSTALEDGLRTRPLYTAHDIAHPPGFPGFAPFVRGGRAEGNTVGGWDVRQRHTAADGDAVLADLENGVTSLWLAIGELGIPVSSLGRVLDGVYLDLAPVVLDAGSEVEPAARELLRLYAERGVAKDAARGNLGADPLGHEARTGQTYDLAPVAGLARLCAEEYPGLRALTVDALPYHEAGGSAAQELGASLATAVAYLRELTEAGLSVRQACAQLEFRYAATADQFLTIAKLRAARRLWARVAEVCGAPAAGAQAQHAVTSSVMMTRRDPWVNMLRTTIATLAAGAGGADSVTVLPFDHALGLPDGFARRIARNTSTILIEESHLSRVIDPAGGSWYVERLTDELAHAGWEFFQEIERAGGQAAALRSGTVRERLAETWTARSAKLAKRREPITGVSEFPHLAETPVVRESAPEPPSGGLPRVRRDEAYEALRARSDTHLAATGARPRVYLAAIGPAAAHTARTTFAANLFQAGGIEPVTEGTFEDSGAAEVCLCSSDALYEEQAEAEAARLRSAGASHVFLAGRPGSYAGVDGHVFAGCDAVSVLSATLDRMGVS; this is encoded by the coding sequence ATGACGGTCCTGCCTGACGACGGGCTTGAGCTGGCGGCCGAGTTCCCTGACGCGACCCATGACCAGTGGCAACGCCTCATCGCGGGCGTACTGCGCAAGTCGGGCAAGGACGTCGAGGGTGCTCAGGCCGAGGAAGCCCTGTCCACCGCGCTGGAGGACGGGCTGCGCACCCGACCTCTGTACACCGCGCACGACATCGCGCACCCTCCCGGCTTCCCCGGCTTCGCCCCCTTCGTAAGAGGAGGCCGGGCCGAGGGGAACACGGTGGGCGGCTGGGACGTACGCCAGCGGCACACCGCGGCCGACGGCGACGCGGTGCTCGCGGACCTGGAGAACGGCGTCACCTCTCTGTGGCTCGCGATCGGCGAGCTCGGCATTCCGGTGTCGTCGCTCGGCCGGGTCCTCGACGGCGTCTACCTCGATCTCGCGCCGGTCGTCCTGGACGCGGGCTCCGAAGTCGAGCCCGCCGCACGGGAGCTGCTGCGGCTGTACGCGGAGCGGGGCGTCGCCAAGGACGCGGCGCGCGGCAACCTCGGTGCGGACCCCCTCGGACACGAGGCACGCACCGGACAGACGTACGACCTCGCTCCCGTGGCCGGTCTCGCGCGGCTGTGCGCCGAGGAGTACCCGGGGCTGCGGGCGCTGACCGTGGACGCGCTGCCGTACCACGAGGCGGGCGGCTCGGCGGCCCAGGAGTTGGGTGCCTCGCTGGCGACGGCGGTGGCGTACCTGCGGGAGCTGACCGAGGCGGGACTGAGCGTGCGTCAGGCGTGCGCCCAGCTGGAGTTCCGGTACGCGGCCACCGCCGACCAGTTCCTGACGATCGCCAAGCTGCGCGCGGCGCGCCGGCTGTGGGCCCGGGTCGCCGAGGTGTGCGGGGCGCCCGCCGCCGGTGCGCAGGCGCAGCACGCGGTGACCTCGTCGGTGATGATGACGCGCCGCGACCCGTGGGTGAACATGCTGCGGACGACCATCGCCACGCTGGCCGCGGGGGCGGGCGGGGCCGACTCGGTCACCGTGCTGCCCTTCGACCACGCGCTCGGGCTGCCGGACGGGTTCGCGCGGCGCATCGCCCGCAACACCTCGACGATCCTCATCGAGGAGTCCCACCTCTCCCGGGTGATCGACCCGGCGGGCGGCTCCTGGTACGTGGAGCGGCTCACGGACGAACTCGCCCACGCGGGCTGGGAGTTCTTCCAGGAGATCGAGCGCGCGGGCGGCCAGGCCGCCGCCCTGCGTTCCGGGACCGTACGGGAGCGACTCGCCGAGACCTGGACGGCCCGCAGCGCGAAGCTCGCCAAGCGGCGCGAACCGATCACCGGCGTCAGCGAGTTCCCGCACCTGGCCGAGACTCCTGTCGTGCGCGAGAGCGCGCCCGAGCCGCCGTCCGGCGGTCTGCCCCGGGTCCGCCGTGACGAGGCGTACGAGGCGCTGCGGGCCCGTTCCGACACCCACCTCGCCGCGACCGGCGCCCGGCCGCGCGTGTACCTGGCCGCGATCGGCCCCGCCGCCGCCCACACGGCCCGTACGACCTTCGCGGCCAATCTCTTCCAGGCCGGCGGCATCGAACCCGTCACCGAGGGCACGTTCGAGGACAGCGGTGCCGCCGAGGTCTGTCTGTGTTCGAGTGACGCCCTGTACGAGGAGCAGGCGGAGGCCGAGGCCGCGCGGCTGAGGTCGGCGGGCGCCTCGCATGTGTTCCTCGCCGGCCGCCCCGGCTCGTACGCCGGGGTCGACGGTCATGTCTTCGCGGGCTGTGACGCCGTGTCCGTCCTGTCCGCCACCCTCGACCGCATGGGAGTGTCCTGA
- a CDS encoding TetR family transcriptional regulator yields the protein MASTGEGLRDRRRRETRREIHTAALRLAQEHGYDKVTVDMISAQAGVSPRTFFNYFPSKEAAVLPGPTELPPALAAEFTAKGDAHPRDVLADVTRLLVRNLTENPPHRAETHAVFALTRSHPALLAGLLARFDGFQRSIAEAVAGRLGQRAEDEVPTLIAALALTAVRTGMERWVGEESSHEGEGGGEGGGEDSPVPYVERSAELLRTLLTP from the coding sequence ATGGCTTCCACGGGTGAGGGTCTGCGCGACCGCAGGCGCCGAGAGACACGGCGCGAGATCCATACGGCCGCACTGCGCCTGGCGCAGGAACACGGCTACGACAAGGTCACCGTCGACATGATCAGCGCGCAGGCCGGGGTCTCGCCCCGCACGTTCTTCAACTACTTCCCGAGCAAAGAGGCAGCCGTCCTGCCGGGCCCCACCGAACTGCCCCCGGCACTGGCCGCCGAGTTCACCGCGAAGGGCGACGCGCATCCCCGGGATGTACTCGCCGACGTGACCCGGCTGCTCGTACGGAATCTGACCGAGAATCCGCCGCACCGCGCGGAGACCCACGCCGTCTTCGCGCTGACGCGCAGTCACCCCGCCCTGCTGGCCGGGCTGCTGGCCCGGTTCGACGGTTTCCAGCGGTCGATCGCCGAGGCGGTCGCGGGGCGGCTCGGGCAGCGCGCCGAGGACGAGGTGCCGACCCTGATCGCCGCGCTCGCCCTGACGGCGGTGCGCACCGGCATGGAGCGCTGGGTGGGCGAGGAGTCCTCGCACGAGGGCGAGGGTGGGGGCGAGGGTGGGGGTGAGGACTCCCCGGTCCCGTACGTCGAGCGCTCCGCGGAACTCCTGCGCACTCTCCTCACCCCGTGA
- a CDS encoding LCP family protein, whose protein sequence is MSGNGRRRAGGGSTRLTRRGRIVAWVAGSCAVLVLGVGGVGAWVYNDLDDNITSADVDGKLGTDRPVNLSPGSKNILVVGSDSRDGANAKYGKDLTTMQSDTLMVMHIPANREWATVVSFPRDSWVEISACDKGDGTASGLHHAKINEAFAIGGAGGEVAGAAACTIRTVEDNTGLRIDHFMSVDFQGFKGMVNALDGIEVCPEEAIHDEKARLDLEAGCQTVKDEKALGYVRTRYSVGDGSDIGRIGRQQEFMEALAKKAQSKLADPSALYGFMQSATKSLTTDEDLAGIDQLYDLASEVKGVPSERLTFLTVPNYPREADVPTDRANIVWQYPQAADLFTSLSKDQEVDKKQLQARAKNDLVYASDVRVQVLNGTGVTGRAAAVAEKLREAGFTVTSTGNAPQTSDDTTVAYPQGLDKQAKVLVSRLPDTKAAQTADAAAGVVTLVVGTDLDLDDLR, encoded by the coding sequence ATGAGCGGCAACGGAAGGCGGCGCGCCGGGGGCGGTTCGACGCGGCTGACGCGGCGGGGCAGGATAGTGGCGTGGGTCGCGGGGAGTTGCGCGGTGCTCGTCCTCGGCGTCGGAGGCGTGGGCGCCTGGGTGTACAACGACCTGGACGACAACATCACCTCCGCCGACGTCGACGGCAAGCTCGGCACGGACCGTCCCGTGAACCTCAGCCCCGGCTCGAAGAACATCCTCGTCGTGGGCTCGGACAGTCGCGACGGCGCCAACGCGAAGTACGGCAAGGACCTGACCACCATGCAGTCGGACACGCTGATGGTGATGCACATCCCGGCGAACCGGGAGTGGGCGACCGTGGTGTCGTTCCCGCGTGACTCGTGGGTCGAGATATCGGCGTGCGACAAGGGCGACGGCACGGCGTCCGGACTGCACCACGCGAAGATCAACGAGGCGTTCGCGATCGGCGGCGCCGGCGGTGAGGTCGCCGGGGCCGCCGCGTGCACGATCAGGACGGTCGAGGACAACACCGGCCTGCGCATAGACCACTTCATGTCCGTCGACTTCCAGGGCTTCAAGGGCATGGTCAACGCCCTGGACGGCATCGAGGTCTGCCCCGAGGAGGCGATCCACGACGAGAAGGCCCGCCTCGACCTGGAGGCCGGCTGCCAGACGGTCAAGGACGAGAAGGCCCTCGGCTATGTACGGACCCGCTACAGCGTCGGTGACGGCTCCGACATCGGACGCATCGGCCGCCAGCAGGAGTTCATGGAGGCCCTGGCGAAGAAGGCCCAGTCCAAACTCGCCGATCCGAGCGCGCTGTACGGCTTCATGCAGTCCGCCACCAAGTCCCTGACCACGGACGAGGACCTCGCCGGCATCGACCAGCTGTACGACCTCGCCTCCGAGGTCAAGGGCGTCCCGAGCGAACGGCTGACCTTCCTGACCGTCCCCAACTACCCGCGCGAGGCGGACGTACCCACAGACAGGGCCAACATCGTCTGGCAGTACCCGCAGGCCGCCGATCTGTTCACCTCCCTCTCCAAGGACCAGGAGGTCGACAAGAAGCAGCTGCAGGCGCGGGCCAAGAACGACCTGGTGTACGCGTCCGACGTGCGCGTCCAGGTCCTCAACGGCACCGGAGTCACAGGACGAGCCGCCGCCGTCGCCGAGAAGCTGCGCGAGGCCGGCTTCACCGTCACGAGCACCGGCAACGCGCCGCAGACCAGTGACGACACGACGGTCGCCTACCCGCAGGGCCTGGACAAGCAGGCGAAGGTGCTGGTCTCACGGCTTCCCGACACCAAGGCCGCGCAGACCGCGGACGCCGCCGCGGGCGTGGTGACCCTGGTCGTCGGGACGGACCTGGACCTCGACGACCTGCGGTGA
- a CDS encoding twin-arginine translocase TatA/TatE family subunit, producing MFGLSELAIILVVVIAALAAKKLPDLARSAGKSARILKAEARGTKEEDRAGADENTTPRVIRGETVTRHDNTGAGRPPAPGSAPRP from the coding sequence ATGTTCGGACTGAGTGAACTCGCGATCATCCTCGTCGTCGTGATAGCCGCCCTCGCCGCCAAGAAGCTGCCCGACCTGGCCCGTTCGGCGGGCAAGTCGGCCCGCATCCTCAAGGCCGAGGCCCGCGGTACAAAGGAGGAGGACAGGGCCGGCGCGGATGAGAACACCACACCGCGGGTGATCCGGGGCGAGACCGTCACCCGCCATGACAACACCGGCGCGGGCCGGCCTCCCGCGCCGGGCTCGGCCCCGCGGCCGTAG
- a CDS encoding MDR family MFS transporter — translation MSDTTPAVEAEEQNSSGAPRHFGLIFSALMAAMLLASLDQTIVSTALPTIVGELHGVSHLAWVTTAYILAATIAMPVYGRLGDLLGRKALFLGGIAVFLAGSVIAGAAQDMTWLIIGRAVQGLGGGGLMITSQAIIADLVPPRQRAKYMAPIGAVFGLSSVAGPLLGGWFTDGIGWRWAFWINLPVGAMALVIGTFALRLPRRATGVALDYLGFALMATAVTCTVLVADWGGTDYGWSDPVILGLAGGGVLAWVLFFVSQNRAAEPLIPPWLFHSRIFNIATLIGLLVIGIGMFAMIGYLPTYLQMVYGVSATESGLLLIPMVVGIMGTAIPSGRLISTTGRYKIFPIAGTVVVGVAALLMSTLDTETSLVVLCVYVFLLGAGLGLAMQPLVLAVQNDFPRSAVGTATSANNFFREIGATLGSAAVGAVFTHRLADQLENRLTADAARTVGNTDALTPALVHSLPEKVQDTVILSYQHALTPVFRYLLPVFALGLVLALLLPEKKLADDHRPAPDTDTDTDTEPGTDSVAAAGEPGEPGESGPEDAKATALTGN, via the coding sequence GTGAGCGACACGACCCCGGCCGTGGAGGCGGAGGAGCAGAACTCCTCCGGCGCTCCGCGCCATTTCGGCCTCATATTCTCGGCCCTCATGGCCGCGATGCTGCTCGCGTCGCTGGACCAGACGATCGTCAGCACAGCGCTGCCGACCATCGTCGGTGAGCTGCACGGCGTGAGCCATCTGGCCTGGGTGACCACCGCGTACATCCTGGCGGCCACCATCGCCATGCCCGTCTACGGCCGCCTCGGCGATCTCCTCGGCCGCAAGGCGCTGTTCCTCGGCGGTATCGCCGTCTTCCTCGCCGGTTCCGTGATCGCCGGGGCCGCGCAGGACATGACCTGGCTCATCATCGGCCGGGCCGTGCAGGGGCTGGGCGGCGGCGGACTGATGATCACCTCGCAGGCGATCATCGCCGATCTCGTCCCGCCCCGTCAGCGCGCCAAGTACATGGCCCCCATCGGTGCCGTCTTCGGCCTCTCCTCCGTCGCCGGGCCGCTGCTCGGCGGCTGGTTCACCGACGGCATCGGCTGGCGCTGGGCCTTCTGGATCAACCTGCCCGTCGGCGCCATGGCCCTCGTGATCGGTACGTTCGCCCTGCGTCTGCCCCGCAGGGCGACCGGCGTCGCCCTCGACTACCTCGGCTTCGCCCTCATGGCGACCGCCGTGACCTGCACCGTCCTGGTGGCCGACTGGGGCGGCACCGACTACGGCTGGTCCGACCCGGTCATCCTCGGCCTGGCCGGCGGCGGCGTGCTGGCCTGGGTGCTCTTCTTCGTCTCCCAGAACCGTGCCGCGGAGCCGCTCATCCCGCCGTGGCTGTTCCACAGCCGGATCTTCAACATCGCCACGCTGATCGGTCTGCTCGTCATCGGCATCGGCATGTTCGCGATGATCGGCTATCTGCCGACGTATCTGCAGATGGTGTACGGCGTGAGTGCCACCGAGTCCGGGTTGCTGCTGATCCCCATGGTCGTCGGCATCATGGGTACGGCCATCCCGTCCGGACGTCTGATCAGCACCACCGGCCGGTACAAGATCTTCCCGATCGCCGGCACGGTCGTCGTCGGTGTCGCCGCGCTGCTGATGTCCACGCTGGACACCGAGACCTCGCTCGTCGTGCTCTGCGTCTATGTGTTCCTGCTGGGCGCCGGTCTCGGCCTGGCGATGCAGCCCCTGGTGCTGGCCGTGCAGAACGACTTCCCCCGCTCCGCCGTGGGCACCGCGACCTCCGCCAACAACTTCTTCCGCGAGATCGGCGCCACCCTCGGCAGCGCGGCCGTCGGCGCGGTGTTCACCCACCGGCTGGCCGACCAGTTGGAGAACCGTCTCACCGCCGATGCCGCGAGGACGGTCGGCAACACCGACGCGCTCACGCCCGCCCTGGTCCACTCCCTCCCGGAGAAGGTCCAGGACACGGTGATCCTCTCCTACCAGCACGCCCTGACCCCCGTGTTCCGCTATCTGCTCCCGGTGTTCGCCCTCGGCCTGGTCCTGGCCCTCCTCCTCCCGGAGAAGAAGCTCGCCGACGACCACCGCCCCGCTCCGGACACCGACACCGACACCGACACCGAGCCCGGCACCGACTCTGTCGCGGCGGCCGGGGAGCCCGGGGAGCCCGGGGAGAGTGGTCCGGAGGATGCCAAGGCAACGGCGCTGACCGGGAACTGA
- a CDS encoding BlaI/MecI/CopY family transcriptional regulator translates to MTDQRQRVPRRGQGELEALVLSALREADGPASAGWVQEHLGGDLAYTTVITILTRLLGKGAVTRERAGRSFVWTPASDQAGLAAHKMRKVLDGQSDREAVLVSFVTSLEPDDERLLRELLGRTKSEGED, encoded by the coding sequence GTGACGGACCAGCGGCAACGCGTCCCGCGGCGGGGCCAGGGGGAGCTGGAGGCACTCGTCCTGTCCGCCCTCCGCGAGGCGGACGGCCCCGCCAGCGCGGGATGGGTGCAGGAACACCTGGGCGGGGATCTCGCCTATACGACGGTGATCACGATCCTCACCCGGCTGCTGGGCAAGGGCGCCGTGACCCGCGAACGCGCGGGCCGGTCCTTCGTGTGGACCCCGGCCTCGGACCAGGCGGGCCTGGCCGCGCACAAGATGCGCAAGGTGCTCGACGGACAGAGCGACCGCGAGGCGGTGCTCGTCAGCTTCGTCACCTCCCTCGAACCGGACGACGAGCGGCTGCTGAGAGAACTGCTGGGGCGGACGAAGAGCGAAGGGGAAGACTGA